In Notolabrus celidotus isolate fNotCel1 chromosome 22, fNotCel1.pri, whole genome shotgun sequence, the genomic stretch ATTTTTGGTGGCAAGTTTACAGTGTCTTTAAACTGTTGTTTCGGTGCTCAATCCACGTTTTCAGAGGAATAAATGGGGAAAAATCAAAGTCTTCAAAACTTCAAACAAGCTGTCAACAGAGCTGAGAACATTCAATTCACTGTCTGTTTCCATTAGATAAAGTAGAAGATTTTTCTCCATCCAAAATCACAAAAAGTCTTCAAGCGCTTCAGAGGGCTgaactttttacattttgctcCACCGGTGTGATTGTATTTGATAGCAACAGATATAGCAGAGTCAAACACATCTTTGAGGTTGTGCTGTGTCAGGGCTGAACACTCCACATAGTCCTGAGCTTGGATTCTGTGTGCCAGTCTCCTGGCCCTGCTGGAGCGTACTGGTTTGGCTCCCATAAACTGATCCAGGTGAATTAGGACATCCACATTATGGCGAAGGTCTGACTGAGTCCCTACCAGAATTATTGGAGAGGCTTGGTTTCCTGCTCTGATCTGTGGGATCCATTTGGAGGTGATGTTATCAAAGGAGACAGGGTTGACCAGGCTGAAGCAGAGGATGAAGACGTCCACATGGGCATAGCACAGAGAGCGGAGATGGCCAAATTCATCCTGTCAGaataaatacaatgaaagaAAGGTCATGCAGAGGACTGATACTGGTCAAAAGGAAATCTTGTGTTGTGGCCAACCAACCTGTCCTGCAGTGTCAATCAGCTTGATACGAGTTGGAAATCCATTCACATGCACCAAACCTGAAAATAAAGAGGCACACATCAGATTTATTTCTGAGACAAGCAGCCATTCATTTCTACAAGAGCAACTTCAACTCACCAGTGAAAACATCAAATGCTGTCTGCCTGTACTCGCTGTTGTATCCATTAAAGACATAACTGATGATCATGCTGGTCTTCCCCACAGCTCCATCACCAACCAGCATGCAGCTCACCTCCTCCCTCAGCCTGTGCGCTTTCTCATGTCTCTGAcaggccatcttttttttttcttagactATCATAACTTCGTTATCCCAGTATCT encodes the following:
- the LOC117806326 gene encoding rho-related GTP-binding protein RhoV-like, which gives rise to MACQRHEKAHRLREEVSCMLVGDGAVGKTSMIISYVFNGYNSEYRQTAFDVFTGLVHVNGFPTRIKLIDTAGQDEFGHLRSLCYAHVDVFILCFSLVNPVSFDNITSKWIPQIRAGNQASPIILVGTQSDLRHNVDVLIHLDQFMGAKPVRSSRARRLAHRIQAQDYVECSALTQHNLKDVFDSAISVAIKYNHTGGAKCKKFSPLKRLKTFCDFGWRKIFYFI